Part of the Polaribacter sp. Hel1_33_78 genome is shown below.
CTGAATACATAGTTAAAATGTTTTCCATTTCAACATTTTCCATCAAAGTTGTTTTATAATAACCAGATAAGTTAAACCCCAAACTAAATGCCGTATTTCTACCTTCTTCGACACCAAACTGACCAGAAAAGAAATCATTTACCAAGGTATATCTAGTTGTTGCAGGCGCAATATTTAGGCTTAAATCATCAGATTTCTTCCATAACATCCCTGGTCCAAAAGTTAAATAAGCAGGTGATAAAAATTCCGAAACTAAAATTTTAGGTTCTTTTTTGTAATCAAAACCTTTCGTATATTGTGTTTTAAAGTTACCAATAAAAGAAAAAAACCAATATTTTGAGGTTTTAAAACCATATAAGGTGTTGAATTCAAAACGATCATCTGTTTTGCGAAACCCTTTTTCGCTAATATGATTGATACCATAACCGCTCATAATTCTACTATCCCAGTTTACATTTCCTTTTTTGTAATTAAAATCGTAGTTGATGTTAAAGTTCCCAGCTATTGTATTTTGACCACCGGATGCCCAATTAGAAAATGAAGATTGATTAAAAATGAATGCAAATCTCCCTTGAATTTTCCATTTAGGAATAGGAAGCGTATCCTTTTTTTGTGCGGAAAGATTAACAGAAAATAAGAGAAATAAAAGGATTGTAGTTTTCTTCAAGTGTATTTTTTGGAAAAGTAAAAATAACAATATCTCTTAAAAGTTAAAATTATTTTTTGGATTTATAAAGAGGGACTGTAGAACAAGCTTCACCAAAAAGAATAGATTTTGCTATTGGTTGTAGTTTTGCTATTAAAAAAGCAAAAGCAGAATTTGGTATTGGTTTATCTGCACAACCTTTTATAATAACGGGTTTGTCTGCGAAATCTTTAAAATCTAAAAAGCTTATTAACTCTTGATAAATTACAGTTTCTAACAATTCTAAATTACCGATTACAACTTTGTTTGCAAAAGGCGTTAATTCTGATGAGACCAACATAAAAGCCCAAGAGGGAATAATCGCATCTACAGAGCAAGTAACAGCTACAAAAGAATTTTTATACTGAGACCAATCATGATTACTAATTGCTTCTCTAAAATCTTTTTCTTTTAAAATGATTTCTTGAAACAACCAATCTTTAATATCAAAAAGAGTTCTTTTTCCTTCTGGATAAATTTCTTCAAGATCAAATGTTTTGAGTTTACTATTCGCAACTCTATTTAAGATTTCTTCTGGCATTTTTTATAGTCGTTTCAACGTTTTTTTATCCAAATCTTTTAAAGCATTCCTAACTCTAGCTTAGCTTCTTCACTCATCATTTCTTGTGTCCACGTAGGGTCAAATGTAATTTCAACTTCACAGTTGTTAATCTCTTTTAAAGTTTTCACTTTATCTTCAACCTCTCGAGGCAATGATTCTGCAACAGGACAATTCGGTGATGTTAACGTCATTAATATCTTTGCATTGTTTTCTTCTGAGACAAAAACATCATAAATTAACCCCAGTTCGTAAATATCTACCGGAATCTCGGGGTCATAAATAGTTTTTACAACTTTTATTATTTTATCACCAACTTCCTCTAATTCTTTATCTGTCATTTTATTTAAATCTTAATTATGCAATTTTGTTTGTTGCGCAATTGCATACATTTTTATTTGTTTTACCATAGAAACTAAGCCATTTGCTCTTGTCGGAGAAAGGTGTTCTTTCAATCCAATTTGATCAATAAAATTAGTTTCAGCAGTTAGAATATCTGCAGGTTTTTGGCCTGAGTAAACACGTAATAACAAGGCTACAATTCCTTTTGTGAGTATTGCATCACTATCAGCGGTGTACTTTATAGTATCATTTTCTAGCTCAGAATACAACCACACTTTAGATTGACAGCCATTAATTAAATTTTCATCTAATTTATATTGAGCCTCGATTATAGGTAAAGATTTACCAAGATCTATAATATATTCATAGCGTTCCATCCAATCATCAAACATAGAAAACTCATCAATAATTTCTTCTTGTATTTCTTTGATAGTCATTTTTTAAACTTATTTTTGTGGAATCGAAGATACCTTTTGTCAAAGGCAAAAATACGATAAAAAAGCATTAAAAATGCTTGATACATAGAAAGTAAATAGATTATTAATTTTGTTAGTTAGTATTAATACATATTAATTAACGTATTAAATTCCTTCCCTTTGGGAAGTTGAGATAAGCACATGAGTAAATTATTAGCAGTAGGTACTGTAGCATTTGATGCAATTGAAACTCCTTTTGGTAAAAC
Proteins encoded:
- a CDS encoding DUF59 domain-containing protein, with the protein product MTDKELEEVGDKIIKVVKTIYDPEIPVDIYELGLIYDVFVSEENNAKILMTLTSPNCPVAESLPREVEDKVKTLKEINNCEVEITFDPTWTQEMMSEEAKLELGML
- a CDS encoding SufE family protein — encoded protein: MTIKEIQEEIIDEFSMFDDWMERYEYIIDLGKSLPIIEAQYKLDENLINGCQSKVWLYSELENDTIKYTADSDAILTKGIVALLLRVYSGQKPADILTAETNFIDQIGLKEHLSPTRANGLVSMVKQIKMYAIAQQTKLHN
- a CDS encoding DUF3078 domain-containing protein, translated to MKKTTILLFLLFSVNLSAQKKDTLPIPKWKIQGRFAFIFNQSSFSNWASGGQNTIAGNFNINYDFNYKKGNVNWDSRIMSGYGINHISEKGFRKTDDRFEFNTLYGFKTSKYWFFSFIGNFKTQYTKGFDYKKEPKILVSEFLSPAYLTFGPGMLWKKSDDLSLNIAPATTRYTLVNDFFSGQFGVEEGRNTAFSLGFNLSGYYKTTLMENVEMENILTMYSDYLANIGNVDLDYQTNIRFKINKHIKMHMTFHTIIDDNASSRIQFRQLFGLGVNYRFHEKVTF
- a CDS encoding DUF2480 family protein, which gives rise to MPEEILNRVANSKLKTFDLEEIYPEGKRTLFDIKDWLFQEIILKEKDFREAISNHDWSQYKNSFVAVTCSVDAIIPSWAFMLVSSELTPFANKVVIGNLELLETVIYQELISFLDFKDFADKPVIIKGCADKPIPNSAFAFLIAKLQPIAKSILFGEACSTVPLYKSKK